ATCCCTGATCGTGCCGAGGTCGTTTTCGAACGGCGCCAGCACACCGGTCAGGCTGATCGGCGCATGCGCGCGATTGTTGAATGGCAGCAGCAGCAACTCCAGATGCGCCGTCGTGCCGTCTTCCGACGTCGCGGTGATGCCGGCAACCGCCGGCAGCATTTCCTCGGCCACGTAGCTGACGATGTCCTCGATCTCGTGGCGGCTGTCCGCAGTGAACAGCGCGGAGAAGCTCGTATCCTTCAGGTCGCGGCCGAGCAGGGCAGAGACCCGCGTTCCGGCGACGCGGAACGGGTAGCCGGCATCGTTGTCGTAGGACAGCACGAAGATGTCGCCGAGCAGCTCGCGCACTGCGCCGGGTTCGATCTCGCTGCGGTCCGGTGCCCGCGCATCGCCGCGCTTCGCATCCCAATAGGCGAAGAACTCGCGACTCGATGAGTGTTTCATAACTAATCCTCGCCCCCCGGGTTGCCTTAGGCGAGACACTTCTGTCCCGCTTTTGCGCAACACGCCTTCCCTTGCGTGTTGTGCAGGACGGGATTTGCAGCGTCCATGCCGGGAACGCGATTTGGCCGCGCGAGCCACGACTTTGCGTTGTTAACGTTAAATTAACTATGA
This portion of the Bradyrhizobium sp. AZCC 2262 genome encodes:
- a CDS encoding PAS domain-containing protein — encoded protein: MKHSSSREFFAYWDAKRGDARAPDRSEIEPGAVRELLGDIFVLSYDNDAGYPFRVAGTRVSALLGRDLKDTSFSALFTADSRHEIEDIVSYVAEEMLPAVAGITATSEDGTTAHLELLLLPFNNRAHAPISLTGVLAPFENDLGTIRDFKVTSWRYLHRPQKFVPRALRKLAIARGFMVYEGLR